The genomic DNA GTACCTGTATAAGTCCATTCAACCCCGTCGGTAGAATAGGCGTGTGAAACATTGTCGGTGGGTACAAACATTTCGTGAAAGATTGCATGGAAGACCGCGGGGCTTCGGTTGTCTACGTAGATCATAGGATCCTCAATACCAATGGCGAGATGCTCAGTGGGGTCCACGTAGTATTGTTCGGCGAAGAGCCAATCGAGGTCACTTTTTTGCGAGTTGATCTCGTAGGTGGATGAGTCTTCCCAGTCACTTGCGTTGATGGCGTGGGGCACACTGAAGCATGTATCAGGGTTAGCACCCTCAAGCCGTTCAGCCCAGGGTGAGACTAAGTCACCTGCGCATTGCCAGGTTCTCCAGAGTCCTACAAAGGAGCCATCAGACTTGATGACACCGTTGAAGTTGGCATCGATACTCTCGGCTCTTGTTCCATCGGGAACAGAGTCCGAGAAATGATTGCCTGGGTCGAATATTTTTACCGGTGTCGCCCAGCTCTCATAGTTGAGTGGGGTCGAGGTAAAGCTCATCCAAGTAGGATCCTTGGAGCCCTTGTCCGGGTCACCCGGGCATTCGCAAGGAGAATCATAGTCGGGGCGAACACAGACTTCATCTTCATCGTATCCATCGGCTCCCATTCGGGGGCGGTTGTTGTCTTGTTCAACCCCCGTAAAATAAACAACCCACTCTCCAGACGGGGCGCGGGCCAGCATGGCCTCATGAGACATTACGCCAAAGAGGGTGAACTCTTTCTCATAGGGACCTTCTGGCGCATCAGAGGTTGCAAGAACAACCGTAGAATTCCAGCCCCAGTTTGCGCACTCTTCTACATACTCTGATACAAGCATCACGTATTTGCCACTTACATCATCGAACTGTGCGCTGCCGCCCCAGCTAGTCGTATAGGGAAATCCTGCGCGGTACCCGTACACGCTCTTGTCTACCTCGCCCATGGTAAGTTGATTGCAGTTTTCTCCTCGCCAGGGACTTGTGCAGGCGCATGCACCGGATGAGCAATTCCCATTGTAAGAGCAATCCGCATCAGTGGAGCACGAGTTACCGTCGCTGCTATCACTGTTGTCGGTTTCACTTGCATCGGTTTCATCCGAATCACTGGGATCACTCATATCATCGCATGTGTCGGTGAGTTCGCAGTTCTCTTCGGTGTCACTGTCATCCGATGACGAACAAGCGCCAAAGTAAACTCCAGCCAATAAGATCAAGAACAGAAATTTGATGCTTCTCATGGTGAACTCCTTCATTGAACAACAGAACATTCAGCTAAGAAAAAATAGGTTGTTATTCAGTAAATGGAAAGCAAAACACGCATATATTGAATATAGTAAAGTGTCCTGTTCTCTCGTGGAATTCCACTTATCAAGGCTTTGCGATCCTCTCTACGGACTCTTCTTTAGATAAAGCAGGGTAAGCGCCGCTGAAGAAATGATTACCGACTTGCGCCGGACAGGCTCTCGTCTTTATGCTCCCGGAATGCTGAATCATCACAAAGCGGCGCCGCCGGTTGCTGGACCCGGTTTTTGGACGCGTCTGGGAGGTCTCTCCGTTTACTCACTTCGAGCCATCGATTTGGTTTGGAGAACTTCCCGGCAACTTACGGTCGCTTTGGCATTGCTTACCATTGTGGCGGGTCTCTTACCCGCGAGTATCGCTTGGATAGGTAAGAAGCTTATCGATTCGGTCGTGGACGGGAATTCTGATGTAGCGCTGCAGTGGCTGGCGCTTGAAGCTGTTCTTGTGGTTGCCTTGGTGGGAATGCAGCGAGGACTTGTCGTGGTTCAGTCTCTTTTGCGTGCACAACTCGGGCACCGGGTAAACGTGATGATACTTGATAAGGCTTTAACCCTTAGTTTATCGCAATTCGAAGATGCTGACTTTTATGACAAGTTAACCCGTGCACGTAGAGAGGCTTCATCCAGGCCACTCTCATTGGTAAAACGAACCTTTGGACTTGTTCAAAACACCATAGCCCTGGTGACGTACGGCGCACTCTTGTTGGCTTTTTCACCCTGGGCGGTTTTGATTTTATTGGTGGCCGCTATTCCATCCTTTATTGCTGAAACGCGATTTGCGGGCGAAGGGTTTAGACTTTTTCGATGGCGCTCCCCCGAGACTCGCAAACAAATGTACTTGGAAACGGTTTTAGCGCGTGAAGATTATGCCAAGGAGGTCAAACTCTTTGGCTTAGGCGCGGAACTCGTCGGTCGCTATCGAGCCATCTTTAAGCTGCTCTACAGTGAGGACCGTGACCTTACTTTGCGGCGTGGATTTTGGGGATTCTTGTTGGGGCTCTTGTCACTGGGCGCACTCTATGGGGCTTATGCCTGGGTGGTGCTCTCTGCCGTAGCGAAGAAGATTAGTCTTGGTGATATGACGATGTACCTCGTGGTTTTCCGCCAAGGCCAGGGTACCTTCAGTGCGATTTTACAAGCCATCGGTGGAATGTATGAAGACAACCTATACCTTTCCAACCTCTACGAATTCCTCGAGCAGGAGAGTCCGGTTGTGGTCGGCGATGCGCTGCGAGGCCCGGCACCGGAGGATGGGATTCGATTTGAGGAAGTGTCTTTTACTTATCCCGATTCAGATGACCCAGCGCTCGATAAGGTCAGCTTTCATCTAACGCCCGGCACCCGTCTGGCTTTGGTGGGTCATAATGGGTCGGGTAAGACAACGTTGATTAAATTGATGACCAGGCTTTATAGCCCAAGTCATGGCCGAATCTTGCTTGAAGGTAAGCCACTTGAAGAGTGGCACATTGATGCTCTTCGTGCCCGAATCTCTGTCATTTTTCAAGACTTTGTTCGATTTCAATTTAAGGTTGGGGAGAATATTGGCGTAGGAGATGTTGAGTACATTGATGACCAATCACGGATCAAGACTGCAGCCACGCGAGGGATGGCCGCCCCTTTTATTGAGGCGATGCCAGATGAATACGAGACGCAATTGGGCCGGTGGTTTAAGGGAGGCCGAGAATTAAGTATCGGGCAGTGGCAAAAGATTGCACTCTCTCGTGCGTTGATGCGGCATGAGGCTGATATTCTTGTCTTAGATGAGCCCACGGCGGCTATGGATGCAGAGGCTGAGGCAGAGATTTTTCAGCGACTTACCGATATGACCGATAAGCAAATGGCGATTTTGATAAGTCACCGTTTCAGTACAGTTCGAATGGCCGACCAGATTTTGGTTTTACACCTTGGGAAAATAGTTGAGTCGGGTACGCATCAGGAGCTTATGGAAGCGGACGAACTCTACGCACATCTCTTCAAGCTTCAGGCTCGTGGGTATCAGTAAGCGCATCACTTAAGCTTGAGCAAGCTAAGCGTTTTAAGAGCGTCAGCCCGCTAATCTAGCCCCAGTGAATCATTGGAAAAGTCATTTATTCTCAATAAAATTGA from Deltaproteobacteria bacterium includes the following:
- a CDS encoding ABC transporter ATP-binding protein — encoded protein: MLNHHKAAPPVAGPGFWTRLGGLSVYSLRAIDLVWRTSRQLTVALALLTIVAGLLPASIAWIGKKLIDSVVDGNSDVALQWLALEAVLVVALVGMQRGLVVVQSLLRAQLGHRVNVMILDKALTLSLSQFEDADFYDKLTRARREASSRPLSLVKRTFGLVQNTIALVTYGALLLAFSPWAVLILLVAAIPSFIAETRFAGEGFRLFRWRSPETRKQMYLETVLAREDYAKEVKLFGLGAELVGRYRAIFKLLYSEDRDLTLRRGFWGFLLGLLSLGALYGAYAWVVLSAVAKKISLGDMTMYLVVFRQGQGTFSAILQAIGGMYEDNLYLSNLYEFLEQESPVVVGDALRGPAPEDGIRFEEVSFTYPDSDDPALDKVSFHLTPGTRLALVGHNGSGKTTLIKLMTRLYSPSHGRILLEGKPLEEWHIDALRARISVIFQDFVRFQFKVGENIGVGDVEYIDDQSRIKTAATRGMAAPFIEAMPDEYETQLGRWFKGGRELSIGQWQKIALSRALMRHEADILVLDEPTAAMDAEAEAEIFQRLTDMTDKQMAILISHRFSTVRMADQILVLHLGKIVESGTHQELMEADELYAHLFKLQARGYQ